A window of the Oncorhynchus masou masou isolate Uvic2021 chromosome 13, UVic_Omas_1.1, whole genome shotgun sequence genome harbors these coding sequences:
- the clasp2 gene encoding CLIP-associating protein 2 isoform X16: MRRLICKRICDYHSFEDDVDSTDGSRAQAAFKVPKIPKKPAESSTARRPSATGPKIGGASKDGAGGIDEEDFIKAFTDVPTVQIYSSRDLEDNLNKIREICSDDKHDWDQRAAAMKKIRSLIVAGATEYECFFQHLRLLDGAFKLSAKDLRSQVVREACITVAHLSTVLGNKFDHGAEGILPILFNLIPNCAKVMATSGVSAIRFIIRHTHVPRLIPLITSNCTCKSVAVRRKCFDFLDLLLQEWQTQTLERHTAVMVASIKKGIADADAEARVEARKAYWGLRNHFPGEADSLFNSLEPSYQRSLQSSLRNAGSVASLPQSDRSSSSSQESLNRPLSSKWSAAPGRVPAGHKGGASPGSLQRSRSDVDVNAATVAKQRHIGQVGAGRLTPGSYSSLDDASDKMDGARSVNGRLRTKQPLTTATSVSQVDSRGRTRTKMVSQSQRSDESDCTPGSQSATPIGAGSRSGSPGRVLTSTALSTLGSGAQRVLAGAGGRRSRIPRSQGCSRDSSPTRLSVAPSSISSIYNGASRGARGSRIPRPSMSQGCSREASRESSRDTSPVRSFTPLGSGYSISQSSRLSSSVSAMRILNTGSDVEEALADALKKPARRRYENYGMYSDDDANSDASSACSERSYSSRNGGAIPTYMRQTEDVAEVLNRCASANWSERKEGLLGLQALLKNQRTLSRVELKRLCEIFTRMFADPHSKVFSMFLETLVDFVLVHREDLQDWLFVLLTQLLKKMGADLLGSVQAKVQRALDITRESFPNDLQFTILMRFTVDQTQTPNLKVKVAVLKYIETLTLQMEPHDFVNSSETRLAVSRVITWTTEPKSSDVRKAAQSVLISLFQLNTPEFTMLLAALPKTFQDGATKLLQNHLRNTGNAAQAPTGSPLTRHTPRSPASWSSPLTSPTNTSQNTSSPSAFDYDTENMNSEDIYSSLRGVTEAIQNFSVRSQEDMNEPVRRREGEEGGSAGADQVDGGRTALDNKTSLLNTPLLSSSPRGSRDPFTDSPFKHSVIDTSLDESDQQTDDSSIDQSELVSELLKELSNHNERVEERKAALCELLKLIRENTLQVSWDEHFKTILLLLLETLGDREHVIRALALRVLREILSRQPWRFKNYAELTIMKALEAHKDPHKEVVRAAEETAAMLASSISPDQCIKVLCPIIQSADYPINLAAIKMQTKVIERVPHEGLVSMLPEIVPGLIQGYDNSESSVRKACVFCLVALYAVIGEELKPHLNQLSGSKLKLLNLYIKRAQSGSSGGEPPADSL; the protein is encoded by the exons GTGCGTCTAAGGATGGAGCTGGGGGCATCGATGAGGAAGACTTCATCAAAGCCTTCACTGACGTCCCCACagtacag atCTACTCGTCTCGTGACCTGGAGGATAACCTGAATAAGATCAGAGAGATCTGTTCTGATGACAAACATGACTGGGACCAGAGAGCCGCTGCAATGAAGAAGATCCGCTCCCTGATTGTTGCCGGGGCAACGGAATACGAGTGTTTCTTCCAACACCTGAGGCTGTTGGACGGAGCGTTCAAACTGTCAGCTAAAGACCTCCGATCACAGGTGGTACGAGAGGCCTGCATCACTGTGGC ccacCTGTCGACAGTGTTGGGTAATAAGTTTGACCATGGTGCTGAGGGCATTCTTCCTATCCTGTTCAACCTCATCCCTAACTGTGCCAAGGTTATGGCCACTTCAGGGGTGTCTGCTATACGCTTCATCATACGG caCACACACGTTCCCAGACTTATTCCCCTGATCACCAGTAACTGCACCTGCAAGTCTGTGGCCGTCAGAAG GAAATGTTTTGACTTCTTGGACCTGCTGCTGCAGGAGTGGCAGACCCAGACTCTGGAGAG acataCAGCAGTGATGGTAGCGAGCATTAAGAAGGGGATTGCAGATGCCGACGCAGAGGCCAGAGTAGAGGCCCGCAA ggcgTACTGGGGTCTGAGGAACCATTTTCCGGGAGAGGCGGACTCTCTGTTCAACTCGTTAGAACCGTCCTATCAGAGGAGCCTCCAGTCGTCTCTCAGGAATGCCGGGAGTGTGGCGTCTCTTCCTCAGAGTGAccgctcctcttcctcttcacagGAGAGCCTCAA tcGTCCTCTGTCGTCTAAATGGTCAGCTGCTCCTGGTAGAg tcCCGGCTGGTCATAAGGGCGGGGCGTCGCCAGGCTCCCTGCAGCGTTCCCGTAGCGATGTGGATGTTAATGCAGCAACGGTTGCTAAGCAGCGGCACATCGGGCAGGTGGGGGCGGGGAGACTCACCCCCGGCTCCTACTCGTCATTGG ATGATGCCTCTGATAAAATGGATG GGGCCAGGTCAGTCAATG gTCGTCTGAGGACCAAGCAGCCTCTCACCACGGCGACCAGCGTCAGCCAGGTGGACTCCCGGGGACGCACCCGCACCAAGATGGTGTCCCAGTCACAAC GTTCCGACGAATCAGATTGCACGCcag GATCTCAGTCTGCTACCCCCATTGGTG CCGGCAGTCGGAGTGGTTCCCCGGGTCGCGTCCTGACCAGTACCGCTCTGAGTACTCTGGGTTCTGGAGCCCAGAGGGTCCTAGctggggctggagggagacgTAGCCGCATCCCACGCAGCCAGGGCTGCTCACGAGACTCCTCCCCTACACGCCTGTCTGTCG CTCCCTCCAGTATTAGTTCCATCTACAACGGCGCAAGCAGAGGAG CTCGGGGCAGTCGTATCCCCCGGCCCAGTATGAGTCAGGGCTGCAGCAGGGAGGCcagcagagagagcagcagagacacCAGCCCTGTACGCTCCTTTACACCCCTGG ggtCAGGGTACAGTATCAGTCAGTCCAGTCGTCTGTCCTCATCCGTCAGCGCCATGAGAATCCTCAACACAGGATCTGATGTAGAAGAGGCCCTCGCTGATGCCCTg AAGAAGCCAGCGCGGCGGCGCTATGAGAACTATGGGATGTATTCGGATGATGATGCTAACAGTGATGCGTCCAGCGCCTGCTCAGAGCGCTCCTACAGCTCCAGGAATGGAGGAGCCATCCCTACGTACATGAGACAGACTGAGGACGTGGCCGAG GTGTTGAACCGCTGTGCCAGTGCCAACTGgtcggagaggaaggagggaCTGCTGGGTCTACAGGCTCTACTGAAGAACCAACGCACCCTCAG tcgTGTGGAGTTGAAGAGGTTGTGCGAGATCTTCACCAGAATGTTTGCAGACCCCCATAGTAAG GTGTTCAGTATGTTCTTAGAGACCCTAGTGGACTTTGTCCTGGTGCACAGAGAAGACCTGCAGGACTGGCTGTTCGTCCTGCTCACCCAGCTGCTGAAGAAGATGGGAGCTGACCTGCTGGGATCAGTACAGGCCAAGGTCCAGAGAGCACTGGACATCACACG AGAGTCTTTCCCCAACGACCTCCAGTTCACTATCCTCATGAGGTTTACTGTGGACCAGACTCAGACACCGAACCTCAAg GTGAAGGTGGCTGTTCTGAAGTACATTGAGACCTTGACCCTGCAGATGGAGCCGCATGACTTTGTGAACTCCAGTGAGACGCGCCTGGCTGTGTCTCGCGTCATCACCTGGACCACAGAGCCAAAGAGCTCCGACGTCAGGAAG gctgCCCAGTCGGTGTTGATCTCATTGTTCCAGTTGAACACTCCAGAGTTCACCATGCTGCTGGCAGCTCTGCCCAAGACCTTCCAGGATGGCGCCACCAAATTGCTACAGAACCACCTGAGGAACACAGGCAATGCTGCACAG GCCCCGACAGGAAGCCCTCTTACACGCCACACCCCCCGCTCTCCTGCCAGCTGGTCcagccccctcacctctcctaccAACACATCACAGAACACATCCTCACCCAg TGCATTTGACTACGACACAGAGAACATGAACTCAGAGGACATCTACAGTAGTCTGAGAGGAGTTACAGAGGCCATCCAGAACTTCTCCGTCCGTAGCCAGGAAGACATGAACGAACCGGTCAgacggagggaaggagaggag ggTGGTAGTGCTGGTGCTGACCAGGTGGATGGAGGTCGTACAGCTCTGGACAACAAGACGTCTCTCCTCAACacccccctgctctcctcttctccccgggGGTCCCGTGACCCCTTCACTGACTCCCCCTTCAAACACAGCGTTATAGATACTTCACTAGACGAATCAGACCAGCAAACTGACG ACAGCAGCATTGACCAATCAGAGCTGGTGTCAGAGCTGCTGAAGGAGCTGTCCAATCACAATGAGcgtgtggaggagaggaaggcagcGCTTTGTGAGCTCTTGAAGCTGATTCGAGAAAACACCCTGCAGGTCTCCTGGGATGAACACTTCAAAACCATCCTCCTGTTACTACTGGAGACGCTGGGGgacagagag cATGTGATCAGGGCATTAGCTCTACGTGTTCTGAGGGAGATTCTGAGCCGCCAGCCCTGGAGGTTTAAGAACTACGCTGAACTCACCATCATGAAGGCCCTGGAGGCGCACAAGGACCCACACAaagaa GTGGTGCGAGCGGCAGAGGAGACTGCAGCCATGCTGGCGTCGTCCATCAGTCCAGACCAGTGTATCAAGGTGTTGTGTCCCATCATCCAGTCAGCTGACTACCCCATCAACCTGGCTGCCATCAAGATGCAGACTAAAGTTATAGAGAGGGTCCCCCATGAAGGACTAGTCAGCATGCTGCCTGAGATAGTCCCTGGActcatacag GGTTATGACAACTCTGAGAGCAGTGTGAGGAAGGCCTGTGTATTCTGTCTGGTGGCCCTCTACGCAGTTATAGGGGAGGAGCTAAAACCTCACCTCAACCAACTGTCTGGCAGCAAA tTGAAGTTGTTGAATCTGTACATCAAGCGTGCCCAGTCTGGCTCCAGTGGTGGTGAGCCCCCAGCAGACAGCCTATAG
- the clasp2 gene encoding CLIP-associating protein 2 isoform X13, whose product MRRLICKRICDYHSFEDDVDSTDGSRAQAAFKVPKIPKKPAESSTARRPSATGPKIGGASKDGAGGIDEEDFIKAFTDVPTVQIYSSRDLEDNLNKIREICSDDKHDWDQRAAAMKKIRSLIVAGATEYECFFQHLRLLDGAFKLSAKDLRSQVVREACITVAHLSTVLGNKFDHGAEGILPILFNLIPNCAKVMATSGVSAIRFIIRHTHVPRLIPLITSNCTCKSVAVRRKCFDFLDLLLQEWQTQTLERHTAVMVASIKKGIADADAEARVEARKAYWGLRNHFPGEADSLFNSLEPSYQRSLQSSLRNAGSVASLPQSDRSSSSSQESLNRPLSSKWSAAPGRVPAGHKGGASPGSLQRSRSDVDVNAATVAKQRHIGQVGAGRLTPGSYSSLDDASDKMDGARSVNGRLRTKQPLTTATSVSQVDSRGRTRTKMVSQSQRSDESDCTPGSQSATPIGAGSRSGSPGRVLTSTALSTLGSGAQRVLAGAGGRRSRIPRSQGCSRDSSPTRLSVAPSSISSIYNGASRGARGSRIPRPSMSQGCSREASRESSRDTSPVRSFTPLASRHYSRSTGALHTADALGAAGSGYSISQSSRLSSSVSAMRILNTGSDVEEALADALLLGDMRSKKKPARRRYENYGMYSDDDANSDASSACSERSYSSRNGGAIPTYMRQTEDVAEVLNRCASANWSERKEGLLGLQALLKNQRTLSRVELKRLCEIFTRMFADPHSKVFSMFLETLVDFVLVHREDLQDWLFVLLTQLLKKMGADLLGSVQAKVQRALDITRESFPNDLQFTILMRFTVDQTQTPNLKVKVAVLKYIETLTLQMEPHDFVNSSETRLAVSRVITWTTEPKSSDVRKAAQSVLISLFQLNTPEFTMLLAALPKTFQDGATKLLQNHLRNTGNAAQAPTGSPLTRHTPRSPASWSSPLTSPTNTSQNTSSPSAFDYDTENMNSEDIYSSLRGVTEAIQNFSVRSQEDMNEPVRRREGEEGGSAGADQVDGGRTALDNKTSLLNTPLLSSSPRGSRDPFTDSPFKHSVIDTSLDESDQQTDDSSIDQSELVSELLKELSNHNERVEERKAALCELLKLIRENTLQVSWDEHFKTILLLLLETLGDREHVIRALALRVLREILSRQPWRFKNYAELTIMKALEAHKDPHKEVVRAAEETAAMLASSISPDQCIKVLCPIIQSADYPINLAAIKMQTKVIERVPHEGLVSMLPEIVPGLIQGYDNSESSVRKACVFCLVALYAVIGEELKPHLNQLSGSKLKLLNLYIKRAQSGSSGGEPPADSL is encoded by the exons GTGCGTCTAAGGATGGAGCTGGGGGCATCGATGAGGAAGACTTCATCAAAGCCTTCACTGACGTCCCCACagtacag atCTACTCGTCTCGTGACCTGGAGGATAACCTGAATAAGATCAGAGAGATCTGTTCTGATGACAAACATGACTGGGACCAGAGAGCCGCTGCAATGAAGAAGATCCGCTCCCTGATTGTTGCCGGGGCAACGGAATACGAGTGTTTCTTCCAACACCTGAGGCTGTTGGACGGAGCGTTCAAACTGTCAGCTAAAGACCTCCGATCACAGGTGGTACGAGAGGCCTGCATCACTGTGGC ccacCTGTCGACAGTGTTGGGTAATAAGTTTGACCATGGTGCTGAGGGCATTCTTCCTATCCTGTTCAACCTCATCCCTAACTGTGCCAAGGTTATGGCCACTTCAGGGGTGTCTGCTATACGCTTCATCATACGG caCACACACGTTCCCAGACTTATTCCCCTGATCACCAGTAACTGCACCTGCAAGTCTGTGGCCGTCAGAAG GAAATGTTTTGACTTCTTGGACCTGCTGCTGCAGGAGTGGCAGACCCAGACTCTGGAGAG acataCAGCAGTGATGGTAGCGAGCATTAAGAAGGGGATTGCAGATGCCGACGCAGAGGCCAGAGTAGAGGCCCGCAA ggcgTACTGGGGTCTGAGGAACCATTTTCCGGGAGAGGCGGACTCTCTGTTCAACTCGTTAGAACCGTCCTATCAGAGGAGCCTCCAGTCGTCTCTCAGGAATGCCGGGAGTGTGGCGTCTCTTCCTCAGAGTGAccgctcctcttcctcttcacagGAGAGCCTCAA tcGTCCTCTGTCGTCTAAATGGTCAGCTGCTCCTGGTAGAg tcCCGGCTGGTCATAAGGGCGGGGCGTCGCCAGGCTCCCTGCAGCGTTCCCGTAGCGATGTGGATGTTAATGCAGCAACGGTTGCTAAGCAGCGGCACATCGGGCAGGTGGGGGCGGGGAGACTCACCCCCGGCTCCTACTCGTCATTGG ATGATGCCTCTGATAAAATGGATG GGGCCAGGTCAGTCAATG gTCGTCTGAGGACCAAGCAGCCTCTCACCACGGCGACCAGCGTCAGCCAGGTGGACTCCCGGGGACGCACCCGCACCAAGATGGTGTCCCAGTCACAAC GTTCCGACGAATCAGATTGCACGCcag GATCTCAGTCTGCTACCCCCATTGGTG CCGGCAGTCGGAGTGGTTCCCCGGGTCGCGTCCTGACCAGTACCGCTCTGAGTACTCTGGGTTCTGGAGCCCAGAGGGTCCTAGctggggctggagggagacgTAGCCGCATCCCACGCAGCCAGGGCTGCTCACGAGACTCCTCCCCTACACGCCTGTCTGTCG CTCCCTCCAGTATTAGTTCCATCTACAACGGCGCAAGCAGAGGAG CTCGGGGCAGTCGTATCCCCCGGCCCAGTATGAGTCAGGGCTGCAGCAGGGAGGCcagcagagagagcagcagagacacCAGCCCTGTACGCTCCTTTACACCCCTGG CGTCGCGGCACTACTCTCGCTCCACTGGGGCTCTCCATACCGCCGACGCTTTAGGGGCCGCAG ggtCAGGGTACAGTATCAGTCAGTCCAGTCGTCTGTCCTCATCCGTCAGCGCCATGAGAATCCTCAACACAGGATCTGATGTAGAAGAGGCCCTCGCTGATGCCCTg CTGTTGGGAGACATGAGATCCAAG AAGAAGCCAGCGCGGCGGCGCTATGAGAACTATGGGATGTATTCGGATGATGATGCTAACAGTGATGCGTCCAGCGCCTGCTCAGAGCGCTCCTACAGCTCCAGGAATGGAGGAGCCATCCCTACGTACATGAGACAGACTGAGGACGTGGCCGAG GTGTTGAACCGCTGTGCCAGTGCCAACTGgtcggagaggaaggagggaCTGCTGGGTCTACAGGCTCTACTGAAGAACCAACGCACCCTCAG tcgTGTGGAGTTGAAGAGGTTGTGCGAGATCTTCACCAGAATGTTTGCAGACCCCCATAGTAAG GTGTTCAGTATGTTCTTAGAGACCCTAGTGGACTTTGTCCTGGTGCACAGAGAAGACCTGCAGGACTGGCTGTTCGTCCTGCTCACCCAGCTGCTGAAGAAGATGGGAGCTGACCTGCTGGGATCAGTACAGGCCAAGGTCCAGAGAGCACTGGACATCACACG AGAGTCTTTCCCCAACGACCTCCAGTTCACTATCCTCATGAGGTTTACTGTGGACCAGACTCAGACACCGAACCTCAAg GTGAAGGTGGCTGTTCTGAAGTACATTGAGACCTTGACCCTGCAGATGGAGCCGCATGACTTTGTGAACTCCAGTGAGACGCGCCTGGCTGTGTCTCGCGTCATCACCTGGACCACAGAGCCAAAGAGCTCCGACGTCAGGAAG gctgCCCAGTCGGTGTTGATCTCATTGTTCCAGTTGAACACTCCAGAGTTCACCATGCTGCTGGCAGCTCTGCCCAAGACCTTCCAGGATGGCGCCACCAAATTGCTACAGAACCACCTGAGGAACACAGGCAATGCTGCACAG GCCCCGACAGGAAGCCCTCTTACACGCCACACCCCCCGCTCTCCTGCCAGCTGGTCcagccccctcacctctcctaccAACACATCACAGAACACATCCTCACCCAg TGCATTTGACTACGACACAGAGAACATGAACTCAGAGGACATCTACAGTAGTCTGAGAGGAGTTACAGAGGCCATCCAGAACTTCTCCGTCCGTAGCCAGGAAGACATGAACGAACCGGTCAgacggagggaaggagaggag ggTGGTAGTGCTGGTGCTGACCAGGTGGATGGAGGTCGTACAGCTCTGGACAACAAGACGTCTCTCCTCAACacccccctgctctcctcttctccccgggGGTCCCGTGACCCCTTCACTGACTCCCCCTTCAAACACAGCGTTATAGATACTTCACTAGACGAATCAGACCAGCAAACTGACG ACAGCAGCATTGACCAATCAGAGCTGGTGTCAGAGCTGCTGAAGGAGCTGTCCAATCACAATGAGcgtgtggaggagaggaaggcagcGCTTTGTGAGCTCTTGAAGCTGATTCGAGAAAACACCCTGCAGGTCTCCTGGGATGAACACTTCAAAACCATCCTCCTGTTACTACTGGAGACGCTGGGGgacagagag cATGTGATCAGGGCATTAGCTCTACGTGTTCTGAGGGAGATTCTGAGCCGCCAGCCCTGGAGGTTTAAGAACTACGCTGAACTCACCATCATGAAGGCCCTGGAGGCGCACAAGGACCCACACAaagaa GTGGTGCGAGCGGCAGAGGAGACTGCAGCCATGCTGGCGTCGTCCATCAGTCCAGACCAGTGTATCAAGGTGTTGTGTCCCATCATCCAGTCAGCTGACTACCCCATCAACCTGGCTGCCATCAAGATGCAGACTAAAGTTATAGAGAGGGTCCCCCATGAAGGACTAGTCAGCATGCTGCCTGAGATAGTCCCTGGActcatacag GGTTATGACAACTCTGAGAGCAGTGTGAGGAAGGCCTGTGTATTCTGTCTGGTGGCCCTCTACGCAGTTATAGGGGAGGAGCTAAAACCTCACCTCAACCAACTGTCTGGCAGCAAA tTGAAGTTGTTGAATCTGTACATCAAGCGTGCCCAGTCTGGCTCCAGTGGTGGTGAGCCCCCAGCAGACAGCCTATAG